From a region of the Brevibacterium siliguriense genome:
- a CDS encoding Maf family protein, translating into MIAVVLASQSPSRLQILRDGGIDPVVIVSEVDERAIEDEFTGSVGDLTTALSEAKARAVIDRIIAATPPALHGADTVVVIAGDSLLEFDGQAIGKPGTAERTRDVWSAIAGQWTQLHSGHTVAVLSRTSQANGQTYPPGTGDPDDSAERTASTDFELSALRSKRSTTSVLIGSPTSEELEAYIATEEPFHVAGALTIDGFGGAFVDRLDGDHLTVLGLSLPVVRELVTDMGLLWPDLWTLRR; encoded by the coding sequence GTGATTGCTGTGGTGCTCGCCTCCCAGTCCCCGTCACGTCTCCAGATCCTCCGAGACGGCGGTATCGACCCGGTCGTCATCGTCTCAGAGGTCGACGAACGTGCCATCGAAGACGAATTCACCGGCTCAGTCGGCGATCTCACCACGGCTCTGTCGGAGGCCAAAGCCCGCGCGGTCATCGACCGGATCATCGCCGCCACTCCCCCGGCTCTCCACGGCGCGGACACCGTCGTCGTCATTGCCGGGGATTCACTGCTCGAATTCGACGGGCAGGCCATCGGGAAACCGGGGACGGCCGAACGCACTCGCGACGTGTGGTCGGCGATCGCCGGTCAATGGACACAGCTGCATTCGGGACATACGGTCGCCGTGCTCTCCCGCACGTCGCAAGCGAACGGCCAAACGTACCCACCTGGAACCGGCGACCCCGACGACAGCGCCGAACGGACCGCCTCGACGGACTTCGAGCTCAGTGCTCTGCGCTCAAAACGGTCGACCACCTCGGTGCTCATCGGCTCCCCCACCTCAGAGGAGCTCGAAGCGTACATCGCCACAGAGGAGCCGTTCCACGTGGCCGGGGCACTTACGATCGACGGATTCGGCGGGGCCTTCGTCGACCGGCTCGACGGCGACCATCTCACCGTGCTCGGGCTCAGCCTGCCCGTGGTACGCGAATTGGTCACCGACATGGGCCTGTTGTGGCCCGATCTGTGGACCCTCCGGCGGTAG
- a CDS encoding SGNH/GDSL hydrolase family protein: MGRRLIYTLATMGATVVGAGASAAGLLRHQAGSLRRSFDDDKNRRYSTFTEAIAAPRDNDDDDSAALAIIGDSWLCGVDVDPEQAPPTLIGRGLARMLGTTVRVQTTARPSALSDDLHRQVDEVLRSPWLSRQLSDRWSEDRRFAIISIGTGDIIHPIQATIGVPVLNQAINRLQREGRYTVFVLVCPNLGGLPGLRDPLKTSLRRTSRVLAGSQWLAALAAHAVPLRSTGSLSGTTRRSLLNGSGRFPSELGYAQLSSTLLSAIAERIEAPVVVDRSLDIPEKGENARRQDLVPGAEAHSAEEEPTAQDDAAVETPARQDGTAAPVPNHSEAAS, encoded by the coding sequence CTGCTCCGCCACCAAGCCGGCTCGCTTCGCCGCTCCTTCGACGACGACAAGAATCGTCGCTACTCCACCTTCACCGAGGCGATCGCCGCCCCACGCGACAACGACGATGACGACTCCGCCGCCCTGGCCATCATCGGCGACTCTTGGCTGTGCGGGGTCGATGTCGACCCGGAGCAGGCACCTCCGACTCTCATCGGCCGCGGACTGGCACGGATGCTCGGTACCACCGTCCGGGTCCAGACCACCGCTCGCCCCTCGGCGCTGTCGGATGATCTGCACCGACAGGTCGACGAGGTCCTGCGCTCTCCTTGGCTCTCCCGTCAGCTCTCGGACCGCTGGAGCGAAGACCGCCGGTTTGCGATCATCTCGATCGGCACCGGCGACATCATCCACCCGATCCAGGCGACCATCGGCGTTCCCGTGCTCAACCAGGCCATCAACCGGCTTCAGCGCGAGGGTCGCTACACCGTGTTCGTCCTCGTCTGCCCCAACCTCGGCGGCCTGCCGGGGCTGCGCGATCCGCTCAAGACCTCCTTGCGCCGGACGTCCCGTGTCCTCGCCGGCTCCCAATGGCTGGCAGCGCTGGCCGCACACGCGGTTCCGCTGCGGTCGACGGGCTCTCTCAGCGGAACGACACGCCGGTCGCTGCTCAATGGCTCCGGGCGGTTCCCCAGCGAACTCGGATATGCACAGCTGTCCTCGACTCTGCTGTCGGCGATCGCCGAACGCATCGAAGCACCGGTCGTCGTCGACCGGAGCCTGGATATCCCGGAGAAAGGCGAAAACGCCCGCCGCCAGGACCTCGTTCCCGGCGCCGAAGCCCACTCTGCCGAAGAAGAGCCGACGGCACAGGACGACGCCGCAGTAGAAACACCGGCGAGGCAGGACGGCACTGCCGCACCAGTTCCGAATCATTCGGAGGCAGCCTCGTGA
- a CDS encoding acetyl/propionyl/methylcrotonyl-CoA carboxylase subunit alpha — translation MTTVLSDSPAPVLSSTVPTGAVRRVLIANRGEIALRIIRAAHDLGIKAVAVYTRADSDADFVELADDAWLLDGSGPGETYLDIEKILALAKRSGADAVHPGYGYMAENAQFAQAVIDAGLIWVGPPPAAIELLGDKSGARAVAEAVDAPVAPGSDGAVADLAEASEVADRIGFPVVVKAVHGGGGRGFRACAAAEDLEAAYTAATREAQSAFGRGECLIEKQIVRPRHLETQCLADAHGNVRIVSTRDCTLQRRNQKIIEEAPAPFLTAEQERIVSEASARLLAHVGYVGAATCEFLLGEDGTIIFMEANARIQVEHTVTEEVTGVDLVGWQVRIASGETLPDEFPAARGHSLQFRINAEDPTTFFPATGAVKNYRAPSGPGVRLDSGIREGSVVGTDFDPMLAKLVVTGATRDEALARARRALSEYRIEGVSTLLPLHRVLVDEKAFAIDFKVWTNWLETAFVNPLVDPQLGEQMSTATDSFSVVVEVDGRRMTVSVPKDVISDLGHVPSPSVPRRKRGLSSRKGTKIADDSNALNAPMQGTIVSVSVSPGDTVEAGDTLAVIEAMKMEQPLKAGHSGTVSEVLVDAGASVKSGEAIIRFAA, via the coding sequence ATGACCACAGTCCTCTCCGACTCCCCGGCCCCAGTACTGAGCAGCACTGTTCCGACCGGAGCCGTTCGCCGAGTCCTCATCGCCAACCGCGGTGAGATCGCTCTGCGCATCATCCGGGCCGCACACGACCTCGGAATCAAGGCCGTCGCCGTGTACACCCGCGCCGATTCCGATGCTGATTTCGTCGAACTCGCCGACGACGCATGGCTGCTGGACGGCTCCGGACCCGGAGAGACGTATCTCGACATCGAGAAGATCCTCGCCCTGGCCAAGCGCTCCGGCGCCGATGCCGTCCACCCCGGCTACGGCTATATGGCCGAGAACGCCCAGTTCGCACAGGCCGTCATCGACGCCGGTCTGATCTGGGTCGGTCCTCCCCCTGCAGCTATCGAACTCCTCGGTGACAAGTCCGGAGCCCGCGCCGTCGCCGAAGCGGTCGATGCTCCGGTCGCACCCGGTTCCGACGGAGCCGTGGCCGATCTTGCCGAAGCCTCCGAGGTGGCCGACCGGATCGGGTTCCCCGTCGTCGTCAAGGCCGTCCACGGCGGAGGCGGACGTGGATTCCGTGCCTGCGCCGCGGCTGAGGACCTCGAAGCCGCGTACACTGCCGCGACCCGAGAGGCGCAGAGTGCCTTCGGTCGCGGTGAGTGCCTCATCGAGAAGCAGATCGTGCGTCCCCGCCACCTCGAGACGCAGTGCCTGGCCGATGCTCACGGAAATGTGCGTATCGTGTCCACCCGTGACTGCACTCTGCAGCGTCGCAACCAGAAGATCATCGAGGAAGCACCCGCCCCGTTCCTCACCGCCGAGCAGGAGCGCATCGTCTCCGAAGCCTCGGCCCGCCTGCTCGCCCACGTCGGCTACGTCGGCGCTGCGACCTGTGAGTTCCTCCTCGGCGAAGACGGCACCATCATCTTTATGGAAGCCAATGCGCGCATCCAGGTCGAGCACACCGTCACCGAGGAGGTCACCGGAGTCGACCTCGTCGGCTGGCAGGTGCGCATCGCCTCGGGTGAGACCCTGCCCGACGAATTCCCTGCCGCGCGCGGACACTCCTTGCAGTTCCGCATCAACGCCGAAGATCCCACGACGTTCTTCCCCGCCACCGGCGCGGTGAAGAACTACCGCGCACCGTCGGGTCCCGGAGTGCGTCTCGACTCGGGAATCCGCGAAGGAAGCGTCGTCGGCACCGACTTCGATCCGATGCTGGCCAAGCTCGTCGTCACCGGCGCCACTCGTGATGAGGCCCTGGCGCGAGCACGCCGAGCGCTGTCCGAGTACCGCATCGAGGGAGTCTCGACGCTGCTGCCTCTGCACCGCGTGCTCGTCGACGAAAAGGCGTTCGCCATCGATTTCAAGGTCTGGACCAACTGGCTCGAAACCGCTTTCGTCAATCCGCTTGTCGATCCACAACTAGGAGAACAGATGAGTACTGCAACCGACAGCTTCAGCGTTGTGGTCGAGGTCGATGGCCGCCGAATGACCGTTTCGGTCCCCAAGGACGTCATCTCGGACCTCGGTCATGTTCCCAGCCCCAGCGTGCCCCGACGCAAGCGCGGACTGAGCAGCCGCAAGGGAACGAAGATCGCCGACGACTCGAATGCCCTCAACGCTCCCATGCAGGGCACCATCGTCTCCGTCTCCGTCAGCCCCGGTGACACCGTCGAAGCCGGTGACACCCTTGCCGTCATCGAGGCGATGAAGATGGAACAGCCGCTCAAGGCCGGCCACTCCGGCACCGTCTCCGAGGTGCTCGTCGACGCAGGCGCCTCGGTGAAGTCCGGTGAGGCGATCATCCGCTTCGCCGCCTGA